The following proteins are co-located in the Mycolicibacterium goodii genome:
- a CDS encoding ComEC/Rec2 family competence protein produces the protein MTDAEPLDLRLVPAALTAWTVTAAGIVWYIAGSVLVVLAATLLTAAVSRWAGPARTAAVVIAVALTGAGFAVAVGLRVNQIREHPVADRYGGAATVRVVVGEAPRLTRGGRLMFRAALTELDGVAVSGRVMVFASGRFGAVMPGSPVGFRAALSRPTRADLTVAVLSARGDPAIGDASAIQRGAQRIRTAFADTARLVLPADQAAILPGLVLGDTSTVSAQTTAQFRASGLTHLTAVSGANVTIVCGTLLLTAVLVGPRAAVALALLGLIGFVVVVQPSASVLRAAVMGAVTLLAIVTHRRRQAIPALAASVLVLMIAAPELAVDVGFALSVCATAAIVVIAPAWARRLEARGWPRTLAAAVAVAAAAQLVTAPLVAGISGRFSVVAVAANLAVAGVIPPITVLGTAAAALAAVWPAGAGLLIRFTGPELWWLLSVARWASGVPGSTVPTPSGWAGVLLVAVSGIALTVLWRSRWVRRALAGAALVLLAWTVAGQVVGGVGPT, from the coding sequence ATGACCGACGCCGAACCCCTCGACCTTCGCCTGGTGCCCGCCGCGCTCACCGCGTGGACGGTCACGGCCGCCGGGATCGTCTGGTACATCGCGGGATCGGTACTCGTGGTGCTCGCCGCGACGCTGCTCACCGCCGCGGTCAGCCGGTGGGCCGGGCCGGCCCGCACCGCGGCCGTGGTGATCGCCGTCGCGCTGACCGGAGCGGGCTTCGCAGTGGCGGTCGGGTTGCGGGTCAACCAGATTCGTGAGCACCCGGTGGCCGACCGCTACGGTGGGGCCGCGACGGTCCGCGTGGTCGTCGGTGAGGCGCCACGGCTCACCCGCGGTGGCCGCCTGATGTTCCGGGCCGCGCTCACCGAACTCGACGGTGTTGCGGTGTCCGGACGCGTGATGGTGTTCGCGTCGGGTCGGTTCGGCGCGGTGATGCCGGGCAGCCCGGTCGGTTTCCGCGCCGCGCTGTCGCGGCCCACCAGGGCCGATCTCACCGTGGCGGTGCTCTCCGCGCGCGGTGATCCGGCGATCGGCGACGCGTCGGCGATTCAGCGTGGCGCACAACGCATCCGAACGGCCTTTGCCGACACCGCACGCCTGGTGCTGCCCGCCGACCAGGCCGCGATCCTGCCGGGCCTGGTCCTCGGCGACACCAGCACCGTCAGCGCGCAGACCACCGCGCAGTTCCGGGCGAGCGGTCTGACCCATCTGACCGCCGTGTCCGGCGCCAACGTGACCATCGTGTGCGGGACCCTGCTGCTGACCGCGGTCCTCGTCGGCCCGCGCGCCGCGGTCGCCCTCGCACTGCTGGGCCTGATCGGGTTCGTCGTCGTCGTGCAACCGTCGGCGAGCGTGTTGCGCGCCGCGGTCATGGGCGCGGTCACGCTGCTGGCGATCGTGACCCACCGGCGGCGGCAGGCCATTCCGGCGTTGGCCGCGAGTGTGCTGGTGCTGATGATCGCCGCGCCCGAACTCGCCGTCGACGTCGGGTTCGCGTTGTCGGTGTGCGCCACCGCGGCGATCGTCGTCATCGCCCCGGCCTGGGCGCGTCGGCTGGAGGCCAGGGGCTGGCCGCGCACCCTCGCCGCCGCCGTCGCCGTGGCAGCCGCCGCACAGTTGGTCACGGCACCGCTCGTGGCGGGGATCTCCGGCCGGTTCAGTGTGGTCGCCGTGGCGGCCAATCTCGCGGTGGCCGGGGTGATCCCGCCGATCACGGTGCTCGGTACCGCGGCCGCGGCGCTCGCGGCGGTGTGGCCGGCCGGGGCGGGGCTGCTGATCCGGTTCACCGGGCCCGAATTGTGGTGGTTGTTGTCGGTGGCGCGGTGGGCGTCGGGCGTGCCCGGATCGACGGTGCCGACCCCGTCCGGATGGGCCGGTGTGCTGCTCGTGGCGGTCTCGGGCATCGCGTTGACGGTGTTGTGGCGCAGCCGCTGGGTACGCCGGGCGCTGGCCGGGGCGGCGCTCGTGCTGCTGGCGTGGACGGTGGCAGGCCAGGTTGTCGGCGGTGTCGGGCCGACATGA
- the holA gene encoding DNA polymerase III subunit delta, giving the protein MGVTDGLHLVLGDEELLVERAVGAILRDIRKRAGSDDVPVDRLRAGEVSTSELAELLSPSLFAEERLVVLEAAAEAGKDAVALIASAAADLPPGTVLVVIHSGGGRAKALADQLKKIGAEVHPCARITKPAERADFVRSEFRRLRAKVSDDTVSAVLDAVGSNIRELAAVCSQLVADTAGEVDVAAVRRYHSGKAEVKGFDIADKAVVGDVAGAAEALRWAMLAGEPHVVLADALAEAVHTIARVGPLSGDPYRLAGELGMPPWRVQKAQKQARRWSRESVAEAMKVVAALNADVKGVAADADYALEAAVRQVAQLAAG; this is encoded by the coding sequence ATGGGCGTGACCGACGGGCTGCACTTGGTGCTGGGTGACGAGGAGCTGCTGGTGGAGCGCGCCGTTGGCGCCATCCTGCGGGACATTCGCAAGCGCGCAGGCTCCGACGACGTGCCGGTGGACCGGCTGCGCGCGGGCGAGGTGAGCACCAGCGAGCTCGCCGAACTGCTCAGCCCGTCGCTGTTCGCCGAGGAGCGTCTGGTCGTGCTGGAGGCCGCCGCTGAGGCAGGCAAGGACGCCGTCGCGCTCATCGCCTCGGCGGCCGCCGACCTGCCGCCGGGAACCGTGCTGGTGGTCATCCACTCCGGTGGCGGGCGCGCCAAGGCGCTGGCCGATCAGCTGAAGAAGATCGGCGCCGAGGTGCATCCGTGCGCCCGCATCACCAAGCCGGCCGAGCGCGCGGACTTCGTCCGCTCCGAGTTCCGCAGGCTGCGCGCCAAGGTGTCCGACGACACGGTCTCCGCAGTGCTCGACGCGGTCGGATCCAACATCCGGGAACTGGCCGCGGTGTGTTCACAGCTGGTCGCCGACACCGCCGGTGAGGTCGACGTCGCCGCGGTGCGCCGGTATCACAGCGGCAAGGCCGAGGTGAAGGGCTTCGACATCGCCGACAAGGCCGTCGTCGGGGATGTGGCCGGGGCGGCCGAGGCGCTGCGCTGGGCGATGCTCGCGGGGGAGCCGCATGTGGTGCTGGCCGACGCGTTGGCCGAGGCTGTGCACACCATCGCGCGGGTGGGGCCGCTGTCGGGCGATCCGTACCGGCTCGCCGGGGAACTCGGGATGCCACCGTGGCGGGTGCAGAAGGCGCAGAAGCAGGCGCGGCGCTGGTCGCGGGAATCCGTCGCCGAGGCGATGAAGGTGGTGGCGGCGCTCAATGCAGACGTGAAGGGCGTAGCCGCGGATGCGGACTACGCCCTGGAGGCGGCGGTGCGCCAGGTGGCGCAGCTCGCCGCCGGGTAG
- a CDS encoding PucR family transcriptional regulator has translation MTSTADAMPAPLNLWRDERPVPSWVQEVARGFDVDALVDIIIGRCLGVAFPNHIGDDEFRAHLTASTRANAHCLRSVIAGDIALEDVYLEQVLSFATVQAQLRIPQKSMQRSYRVSFFTMWEAWIGFLRRVIIDRDIDRDEAALAIQLLTQTILGYQDFVASQVAETYTRDYEALNRSRAHMRRNLVKEILRGEGNALAVSDTAILSYDLSCRHIAVLLPTLAEGAATQLSVGMRAAVSCQHSLVYPLTLSSTVVWLGRIGEWKPAVLDALDGVLKEAGVVATLGGPRAGIDGFRESMEEAMDAERIRAAWGDSGAPAVVHHDDVGLEILLMREPDRARTFVERELGPLARDTVEAARLRETLEASFRFGSHVAAAEYLQLHEHTVRNRLHKVEELIGRPLAERRTELQVAARLVRLLPAMGQA, from the coding sequence GTGACCTCGACAGCCGATGCGATGCCTGCGCCGCTGAACCTGTGGCGGGACGAGCGGCCCGTACCCTCCTGGGTGCAGGAGGTCGCGCGCGGGTTCGACGTGGACGCGCTCGTCGACATCATCATCGGACGCTGCCTGGGCGTCGCCTTCCCCAACCACATCGGCGACGACGAGTTTCGTGCCCATTTGACGGCGAGTACCCGCGCCAACGCGCACTGCCTGAGATCGGTCATCGCGGGTGACATCGCCTTGGAGGATGTCTATCTTGAGCAGGTGCTGTCGTTCGCGACGGTGCAGGCACAACTGCGGATCCCGCAGAAGTCGATGCAAAGGTCGTATCGGGTCAGTTTTTTCACGATGTGGGAGGCCTGGATCGGCTTCCTGCGCCGGGTGATCATCGACCGGGACATCGACCGCGACGAGGCCGCGCTGGCGATACAGCTCCTGACCCAGACGATCCTCGGATACCAGGATTTCGTCGCCTCACAGGTGGCCGAGACCTACACACGCGATTACGAGGCGCTCAACCGGTCCCGTGCTCACATGCGACGCAATCTGGTGAAGGAGATCCTGCGGGGTGAGGGCAACGCGCTGGCGGTATCGGACACCGCGATCCTTTCCTACGACCTGAGCTGCCGGCATATCGCGGTCCTGCTGCCGACGCTGGCCGAGGGGGCCGCGACACAACTTTCGGTCGGCATGCGTGCCGCGGTCAGCTGTCAGCATTCGCTGGTCTATCCGCTGACGCTGAGTTCGACGGTGGTTTGGCTGGGGCGTATCGGGGAGTGGAAGCCGGCCGTTCTCGACGCCCTCGACGGAGTGCTCAAGGAGGCCGGAGTCGTCGCAACACTCGGCGGACCGCGTGCCGGCATAGACGGATTCCGCGAGAGCATGGAAGAGGCCATGGACGCCGAACGGATCCGGGCAGCATGGGGCGACTCGGGTGCACCCGCGGTGGTGCACCACGACGATGTGGGCCTGGAGATCCTGCTCATGCGCGAGCCTGACCGGGCCAGGACGTTCGTCGAACGCGAACTCGGCCCACTCGCGCGGGACACGGTCGAGGCCGCGCGACTTCGTGAGACGCTGGAAGCGTCCTTCCGGTTCGGCTCACACGTCGCCGCGGCCGAGTACCTCCAACTGCACGAACACACCGTGCGCAACCGCCTGCACAAGGTCGAGGAACTCATCGGGCGTCCGCTGGCCGAGCGTCGCACCGAATTGCAGGTCGCCGCCCGGCTCGTGCGCCTGTTGCCCGCTATGGGCCAGGCGTGA
- a CDS encoding alpha-E domain-containing protein — MLARNAESLYWIGRYVERADDTARILDVTVHQLLEDSSVDPDQASRTLLRVLGIEPPTDRLDVWSLTDIVAFSRGTYGGASIVDAISAARENARGAREVTSTEIWECLNTTYNALAERERAAKRLGPHEFLSYVEGRAAMFAGLADSTLSRDDGYRFMVLGRAIERVDMTVRLLLSRVGDSASSPAWVTLLRSAGAHDTYLRTYRGVLDAGRVVEFMMLDRLFPRSIFHSLRLAEHNLDELLNRPHNRLGATDEAQRLLGRARSELEFLQPGALLESLEIRLANLQKTCRDIGEALAQQYFYSAPWVAWTDAGRGDALVIEEGEI, encoded by the coding sequence ATGCTGGCGCGCAATGCCGAATCGTTGTACTGGATCGGCCGCTATGTGGAGCGGGCGGACGACACCGCCCGCATTCTCGATGTGACGGTGCACCAACTGCTGGAGGATTCCAGCGTCGACCCGGATCAGGCGTCGCGAACGTTGCTGCGGGTCTTGGGGATCGAGCCGCCCACCGACCGCCTCGACGTGTGGTCGCTGACCGACATCGTCGCGTTCAGCCGTGGCACATATGGCGGCGCGTCGATCGTCGATGCCATCTCGGCGGCCCGGGAGAATGCCCGCGGCGCCCGTGAGGTGACCTCCACCGAGATCTGGGAGTGCCTCAACACGACGTACAACGCGCTCGCCGAGCGCGAGCGGGCCGCCAAACGTCTTGGGCCGCACGAGTTCCTGTCGTATGTCGAGGGCCGCGCGGCGATGTTCGCCGGCCTGGCCGATTCGACGTTGAGCCGCGACGACGGCTATCGGTTCATGGTGCTGGGCCGCGCGATCGAGCGCGTCGACATGACTGTGCGGTTGCTGCTGTCCCGGGTGGGCGACAGCGCGTCGTCGCCGGCGTGGGTGACGCTGCTGCGTTCTGCCGGTGCGCATGACACCTATCTGCGGACCTACCGCGGTGTGCTCGACGCCGGGCGGGTGGTCGAGTTCATGATGCTCGACCGGTTGTTCCCGCGGTCGATCTTCCATTCGTTGCGTCTGGCCGAGCACAACCTCGACGAGCTGCTCAACCGGCCGCACAATCGTCTCGGCGCCACCGACGAGGCGCAGCGGCTGCTGGGCCGGGCCCGCAGTGAGCTGGAGTTCCTGCAGCCGGGGGCGCTGCTGGAGTCGTTGGAGATCCGCCTGGCCAATCTGCAGAAAACCTGCCGTGACATCGGAGAAGCATTGGCGCAGCAGTACTTTTACTCGGCACCCTGGGTGGCCTGGACCGACGCGGGGCGCGGGGACGCGCTCGTCATCGAGGAAGGTGAGATCTAG
- a CDS encoding circularly permuted type 2 ATP-grasp protein, with the protein MDAPTRTRTRGTEKALPTETARPSRTATGSTARVKHRGVFDGYNKLGHYRKAFDEMFDASGNVRGPYKGIFAELAPSDASELQARADALSRAFTDQGITFSLSGQERPFPLDLVPRVISAAEWSRLERGIRQRVKALEMYLDDIYGEQEILRDGVIPRRLVTSCEHFHREAAGIVPPNGVRIHVAGIDLIRDDKGDFRVLEDNLRSPSGVSYVMENRRTMARVFPNLFATHRVRAVGDYSSHLLRALRNAAPTNVADPTVVVLTPGVYNSAYFEHSLLARQMGAELVEGRDLFCRDNVVYMRTTEGERQVDVIYRRIDDAFLDPMQFRPDSVLGVAGLLNAARAGNVVISSAVGNGVGDDKLVYTYVPTIIEYYLGEKPVLANVDTYRCWLDDEREEVLDRIDELVIKPVEGSGGYGIVFGPDAAPKELQAVAKKIRNDPRAWIAQPVMQLSTVPTQIDNKLVPRHVDLRPFAVNDGDDVWVLPGGLTRVALPEGSLVVNSSQGGGSKDTWVLASRASVADRELAAAEVVRALPKSARGPKSEAAADNSSQQQQQQ; encoded by the coding sequence ATGGACGCCCCAACTCGAACCCGAACCCGAGGAACCGAGAAAGCCTTACCGACCGAGACCGCGCGGCCATCGCGCACCGCGACCGGTTCCACCGCGCGCGTCAAACACCGGGGCGTGTTCGACGGCTACAACAAGCTGGGCCACTACCGGAAGGCCTTCGACGAGATGTTCGACGCGTCCGGCAACGTCCGCGGACCGTACAAGGGCATCTTCGCCGAGCTTGCTCCCTCCGACGCCTCCGAACTCCAGGCCCGCGCCGACGCGCTCAGCCGCGCCTTCACCGATCAGGGCATCACGTTCTCACTGTCGGGTCAGGAGCGTCCGTTCCCGCTCGACCTGGTCCCTCGGGTGATCTCGGCGGCCGAGTGGTCGCGACTGGAGCGGGGCATCCGGCAGCGGGTCAAGGCGCTGGAGATGTATCTCGACGACATCTACGGCGAGCAGGAGATCCTGCGCGACGGGGTGATCCCGCGCCGGTTGGTCACCTCCTGTGAGCATTTCCACCGCGAGGCCGCCGGCATCGTCCCGCCCAACGGGGTGCGCATCCACGTCGCGGGCATCGACCTGATCCGCGACGACAAGGGTGACTTCCGGGTGCTGGAGGACAACCTGCGGTCGCCGTCGGGGGTGTCCTATGTGATGGAGAACCGGCGCACCATGGCCCGGGTCTTCCCCAACCTGTTCGCCACCCACCGGGTGCGCGCCGTCGGCGACTACTCGTCGCACCTGCTGCGGGCGCTGCGCAACGCTGCACCCACCAACGTCGCCGATCCCACGGTCGTCGTGCTGACCCCGGGTGTCTACAACTCGGCGTACTTCGAGCATTCGCTGCTGGCCCGGCAGATGGGTGCGGAGCTGGTCGAGGGTCGCGACCTGTTCTGCCGCGACAACGTCGTCTACATGCGCACCACCGAGGGGGAGCGGCAGGTCGACGTCATCTACCGCCGCATCGACGACGCGTTCCTCGACCCGATGCAGTTCCGCCCGGATTCGGTGCTCGGCGTCGCGGGCCTGCTCAACGCGGCACGCGCGGGCAATGTCGTGATCTCCAGCGCGGTCGGCAACGGCGTCGGCGACGACAAGCTGGTGTACACCTACGTGCCGACGATCATCGAGTACTACCTCGGTGAGAAGCCGGTGCTCGCCAACGTCGACACCTACCGCTGCTGGCTCGACGACGAGCGCGAGGAGGTCCTCGACCGCATCGACGAACTCGTCATCAAACCGGTCGAGGGGTCCGGCGGGTACGGAATCGTCTTCGGCCCGGACGCCGCACCGAAGGAACTGCAGGCGGTCGCCAAGAAGATCCGCAACGATCCGCGGGCCTGGATCGCTCAACCGGTGATGCAGTTGTCGACCGTGCCCACCCAGATCGACAACAAATTGGTGCCGCGCCACGTGGACCTGCGCCCGTTTGCGGTCAACGACGGTGACGACGTGTGGGTGCTGCCCGGCGGGCTGACCCGGGTCGCGTTGCCGGAGGGGTCCTTGGTGGTGAACTCCAGCCAGGGTGGCGGGTCGAAGGACACCTGGGTGCTGGCGTCGCGGGCCTCGGTCGCCGACCGTGAACTGGCGGCCGCGGAGGTGGTGCGGGCGCTGCCGAAATCCGCCAGGGGGCCCAAGAGCGAGGCCGCCGCCGACAACTCGTCCCAGCAGCAACAGCAGCAGTAG
- a CDS encoding flavin reductase: MTQDYVTTGGGVDTDLFRHVAGHLASGVTVVTTRADGRDYGMTASSVTSLSMEPPMMLACINNAVPTAAAIERSGRYTVNVLGQSHADLAHQFAAPRPDKFAGVPIERGIADVVILSDAIAALECEVTEQVVGGTHSVFFGFVVSATASDGAPLTYFRGGFGRFEFERNDSAYSRARDMVLSRVFTAEQVVTVDELADRLEGDRAQAFYALTRLAADGLVLRDPQRGYVIAPFDIKTSDSTFEARLAIELGVIDCVGDQADPGQLAIARHHLETMSRHLVGDRFEDFHAYLDANYAFHEAIVALSGNPLLIAAFGSLSIKNVMMRSFGNTAQSSTAFLAAQRDLLEALERGDRVGAREAARNYCELAKARTRQLLSLTGGLF; this comes from the coding sequence GTGACCCAGGACTATGTGACCACCGGGGGTGGGGTCGACACGGACCTGTTCCGGCATGTCGCCGGCCACCTGGCAAGTGGCGTGACCGTCGTGACGACCCGGGCCGACGGCCGTGACTACGGTATGACCGCCAGCTCGGTCACCTCGCTGTCGATGGAGCCGCCGATGATGCTGGCGTGCATCAACAATGCGGTGCCCACGGCCGCCGCGATCGAGCGCAGCGGGCGCTACACCGTCAACGTCCTGGGCCAGTCACACGCCGATCTCGCCCACCAGTTCGCCGCTCCCCGACCGGACAAGTTCGCCGGGGTGCCGATCGAACGCGGGATCGCGGACGTGGTGATCCTGTCCGATGCGATCGCCGCACTCGAATGTGAGGTGACCGAACAGGTGGTCGGGGGAACGCATTCGGTGTTCTTCGGGTTCGTGGTGTCCGCGACGGCAAGTGACGGCGCTCCCCTGACCTACTTTCGGGGCGGCTTCGGCAGATTCGAGTTCGAGCGGAACGACAGTGCCTACTCGCGGGCCCGCGACATGGTGCTCAGCCGAGTGTTCACCGCCGAGCAGGTCGTCACCGTCGACGAACTCGCCGACCGTCTCGAAGGGGACCGGGCGCAGGCGTTCTACGCGCTCACCCGGCTCGCGGCAGACGGGTTGGTGTTGCGCGACCCGCAACGCGGCTATGTCATCGCGCCGTTCGACATCAAGACCTCCGACTCCACGTTCGAGGCGCGGCTCGCGATCGAGCTCGGAGTCATCGACTGCGTCGGCGATCAGGCCGACCCCGGGCAGCTCGCGATCGCGCGCCACCACCTCGAGACGATGTCGCGGCACCTCGTCGGTGACCGGTTCGAGGATTTCCACGCCTACCTCGACGCGAACTACGCGTTCCACGAAGCGATCGTCGCGTTGTCCGGTAACCCGTTGCTGATCGCAGCGTTCGGGTCGCTGAGCATCAAGAACGTCATGATGCGCAGCTTCGGAAACACCGCCCAGTCGTCGACCGCGTTCCTCGCCGCCCAGCGCGACCTGCTCGAGGCACTCGAGCGCGGCGACCGCGTGGGCGCCCGAGAAGCCGCACGAAACTACTGTGAGCTCGCCAAAGCCCGCACCCGCCAGCTCCTCTCGCTCACCGGTGGGCTGTTCTAG
- a CDS encoding Gfo/Idh/MocA family protein: MINAAVVGLGWWGGKVVRDLSGSHDVRVVTGVDISADARAAARPYVADVHDSFDDVLRDDSVDAVILCTPHKFHTEQIIAAAAHGKHVFCEKPLSGSGEDARQAVAAIKAAGLQLGIGHERRFEPAVTDLRQAIADGELGVPLIFEGNFSQDKFLDLPAENWRLSAIEAPVGPLSATGIHLVDLAISILGRPTQVWARLSTQATAFANGDTLAITLAFEKGQTALITAVLTTPFVGRVTVLGSEGWVEIRDRTHPEAPQGWDVTRQLRGRPATSQFYPPHSSVRENIETFAMAVAGKVPYPVPLDEMVANACTFEAITRSAHTGAVETVR; encoded by the coding sequence GTGATCAATGCAGCCGTTGTGGGACTCGGATGGTGGGGTGGCAAGGTCGTCCGCGACCTGTCCGGAAGTCACGACGTCCGGGTGGTGACCGGGGTCGACATCAGTGCCGACGCGCGCGCCGCGGCGCGTCCGTATGTCGCCGATGTTCACGACAGCTTCGACGACGTCCTGCGCGACGACTCCGTGGATGCGGTGATCCTGTGCACCCCACACAAATTTCACACCGAGCAGATCATCGCTGCCGCCGCGCACGGAAAGCATGTTTTCTGTGAGAAGCCGCTGAGCGGTTCGGGGGAGGACGCCCGGCAGGCGGTCGCGGCGATCAAGGCCGCGGGCCTGCAGCTCGGTATCGGCCACGAGCGCCGATTTGAGCCGGCGGTGACCGATCTGCGGCAGGCGATCGCCGACGGCGAACTCGGGGTGCCGCTGATCTTCGAGGGCAACTTCAGCCAGGACAAGTTTCTCGACCTGCCGGCCGAGAACTGGCGGCTGTCGGCGATCGAAGCCCCGGTCGGTCCGTTGTCGGCGACCGGCATCCATCTGGTCGATCTCGCGATCAGCATCCTCGGCCGACCCACCCAGGTGTGGGCGCGATTGTCCACGCAGGCAACCGCATTCGCCAACGGTGACACTCTCGCGATCACGCTGGCTTTCGAAAAAGGCCAGACCGCGCTGATCACCGCGGTGCTCACCACGCCGTTCGTCGGACGGGTTACCGTGCTCGGCTCAGAGGGCTGGGTGGAGATCCGTGACCGGACACACCCCGAGGCGCCGCAGGGCTGGGACGTCACCCGTCAATTGCGTGGCCGACCGGCTACGTCGCAGTTCTATCCACCGCACTCGTCGGTGCGCGAGAACATCGAGACCTTCGCGATGGCCGTGGCGGGGAAAGTTCCCTATCCGGTCCCGCTCGACGAGATGGTCGCCAACGCCTGCACGTTCGAGGCGATCACCCGGTCGGCCCATACCGGCGCGGTCGAAACGGTGCGATGA
- a CDS encoding transglutaminase family protein, with product MWRMRVVHSTGYAYKSPVTASFNEVRLTPRSDSRQNVILNRVETVPATRSYRYVDYWGTAVTAFDLHAPHTELEVTSSSVVETEVGEKPEEKVSWDDLRSEAVIDRFDEVLSPTHYTPRSKRIERVGRSIAKEHDPFEAVIAAAQWVRSELDYVAGTTGVHSSGLDALREGKGVCQDFAHLSLIMLRGMGVPARYVSGYLHPQGEAAIGDTIDGQSHAWVQAWTGGWWDYDPTNDSEINEQYVSVGVGRDYSDVAPLKGIYSGEGSTDLDVVVEITRLA from the coding sequence ATGTGGCGTATGCGCGTGGTGCACTCGACGGGCTATGCCTACAAGTCACCGGTCACCGCGTCCTTCAACGAGGTTCGGCTGACACCACGTTCGGACTCGCGTCAGAACGTGATCCTCAACCGCGTGGAGACCGTCCCGGCCACCAGGTCCTACCGGTATGTCGACTATTGGGGTACCGCGGTGACGGCGTTCGACCTGCACGCCCCGCACACCGAACTGGAGGTCACGTCGTCCTCGGTGGTCGAGACCGAGGTCGGTGAGAAACCGGAGGAGAAGGTCAGCTGGGACGATCTGCGGTCCGAGGCCGTGATCGACCGGTTCGACGAGGTGCTCAGCCCCACGCACTACACGCCGCGCAGCAAGCGCATCGAGCGTGTCGGTAGGAGCATCGCGAAAGAGCACGACCCGTTCGAGGCGGTGATCGCGGCCGCGCAGTGGGTGCGCAGCGAACTCGATTACGTCGCGGGTACCACGGGCGTGCACTCGTCGGGGCTCGACGCGCTGCGCGAGGGTAAGGGTGTGTGCCAGGACTTCGCGCACCTGTCGTTGATCATGTTGCGCGGCATGGGTGTTCCGGCTCGATACGTGTCGGGGTATCTGCATCCCCAAGGCGAGGCGGCGATCGGCGACACCATCGACGGCCAGAGCCACGCCTGGGTGCAGGCGTGGACCGGCGGCTGGTGGGACTACGACCCCACCAACGACAGCGAGATCAACGAGCAGTACGTCAGTGTCGGGGTGGGGCGCGACTATTCGGATGTGGCCCCGCTCAAGGGAATCTACTCCGGCGAGGGGTCCACCGACCTCGACGTCGTCGTGGAGATCACCCGGCTGGCCTAG
- a CDS encoding alpha/beta fold hydrolase translates to MRTPLVFLHPLGADLNFWTEVRAELGGRDHIAFDLPGHGSAATLPRGAGVAAFADAVVGRLDPGTTVHLVGMSLGGIVAQQIALDRPDLVASVVLVDTVPVYPEPMRRMWRDRAAVARRGELKSLVEPMVEMWFTPEFGAAGDARVMRAREVFAGTDPEGYARACDLLAEVDLSDPLGALQVPVVVVCGRDDAQPFRDAAIRMARATGAGTVNWLPGRHACVAESPRQFADLLEAQLLTPGP, encoded by the coding sequence GTGAGAACCCCGCTCGTGTTTCTGCACCCGTTGGGAGCGGACCTGAACTTCTGGACCGAGGTCCGGGCCGAGCTGGGCGGTCGCGACCATATCGCGTTCGACCTGCCCGGTCACGGCTCGGCCGCGACTCTGCCGCGCGGCGCCGGCGTCGCCGCGTTCGCCGATGCGGTCGTCGGCCGGCTCGACCCCGGCACGACGGTGCACCTGGTCGGGATGTCCCTTGGCGGCATCGTGGCCCAGCAGATTGCCTTGGACCGGCCGGATCTCGTCGCATCAGTGGTGTTGGTGGACACGGTGCCGGTGTATCCGGAACCGATGCGCCGGATGTGGCGCGACCGGGCCGCGGTCGCCCGCCGAGGTGAGCTGAAGAGCCTGGTCGAGCCAATGGTCGAAATGTGGTTCACCCCTGAGTTTGGCGCGGCAGGCGACGCACGGGTGATGCGGGCGCGTGAGGTGTTCGCAGGTACCGATCCGGAGGGCTACGCACGCGCGTGCGACCTGTTGGCCGAGGTGGATCTCAGCGATCCCCTTGGCGCGCTGCAAGTTCCGGTTGTGGTGGTGTGCGGGCGTGACGACGCGCAGCCCTTCCGCGACGCAGCGATCCGGATGGCCCGGGCCACCGGTGCGGGCACCGTGAACTGGCTACCGGGCAGGCATGCGTGCGTCGCTGAATCGCCGCGGCAGTTCGCCGATCTGCTCGAAGCCCAGCTGCTCACGCCTGGCCCATAG
- the rpsT gene encoding 30S ribosomal protein S20 — translation MANIKSQIKRIRTNERRRLRNQSVKSSLRTAIRGFREAVEAGDKDKASELLHATSRKLDKAASKGVIHRNQAANKKSALAVAFNKL, via the coding sequence GTGGCCAACATCAAGTCGCAGATCAAGCGCATCCGCACCAACGAGCGTCGTCGGCTGCGTAACCAGTCGGTGAAGTCGTCGCTGCGTACGGCGATCCGTGGCTTCCGCGAGGCCGTCGAGGCCGGCGACAAGGACAAGGCATCGGAGTTGCTGCACGCCACCAGCCGCAAGCTCGACAAGGCCGCCAGCAAGGGTGTCATCCACCGGAACCAGGCCGCCAACAAGAAGTCGGCGCTGGCCGTGGCCTTCAACAAGCTCTGA